From Xiphophorus maculatus strain JP 163 A chromosome 12, X_maculatus-5.0-male, whole genome shotgun sequence, the proteins below share one genomic window:
- the LOC102236755 gene encoding cytochrome c oxidase subunit 7C, mitochondrial gives MLGQAVRRFATSAVRSSHYAEGPGKNLPFSVDNKWRLLGMMVLFFGSGFTFPFIVVRHQLLKK, from the exons ATGCTGGGACAAGCTGTGAGGCGATTCGCTACATCTGCTGTTCGTTCTTCACACTATGCTGAAGGACCAGGGAAG AACCTACCCTTCTCTGTGGACAACAAGTGGCGTCTGCTGGGCATGATGGTCCTGTTCTTCGGCAGCGGCTTTACATTCCCCTTCATCGTTGTCAGGCATCAGCTCCTGAAAAAGTGA